The Saprospiraceae bacterium genome includes a window with the following:
- a CDS encoding DUF3575 domain-containing protein, translated as MLEKLLLTLLFFTSLMLSAQEKQKNFIIKTNVLNAFIIPSVHLEFKLADKSSVVLNFHRGNLIFFNEKNWINASIDFKKYFSSKTNLTGFYLSPGISYNYDYDEVKLDYTGNVLKYGTTNIGGIVRVGYQFGLNNHWIIDLGTGVVIDKEIESYYDDKIKAELRLMAGVGYKF; from the coding sequence ATGCTGGAAAAGCTACTCCTAACCTTACTCTTCTTCACATCATTGATGTTGTCAGCCCAGGAAAAACAAAAGAATTTTATTATTAAGACTAATGTGCTTAATGCGTTTATAATACCCTCGGTGCATCTCGAATTTAAATTGGCCGACAAATCTTCTGTGGTGCTTAATTTTCACCGTGGTAATTTGATTTTTTTTAATGAAAAGAATTGGATCAATGCGTCCATAGATTTCAAAAAATACTTTTCCAGTAAGACAAACCTTACCGGTTTCTATTTGTCACCCGGGATATCTTATAATTATGATTACGATGAAGTTAAACTTGACTACACCGGTAATGTGCTGAAATATGGAACTACAAATATCGGAGGAATTGTGAGGGTTGGTTACCAATTTGGTCTAAATAATCATTGGATTATTGATCTAGGTACAGGAGTGGTGATTGATAAAGAAATTGAATCTTACTACGACGATAAAATCAAAGCTGAACTGAGATTGATGGCTGGAGTTGGGTACAAGTTTTAA
- a CDS encoding co-chaperone GroES: MKPINDRVVVKPAPAEEKTTGGIIIPDTAKEKPQKGQVVAVGPGKEDNKMTVQIGDTVLYGKYAGQEITHEGQDYLIMREDDILVIL; this comes from the coding sequence ATGAAACCAATTAATGACAGAGTTGTCGTAAAGCCTGCGCCGGCAGAAGAAAAGACTACGGGAGGAATTATTATTCCTGATACTGCAAAAGAAAAGCCGCAAAAAGGTCAGGTAGTGGCAGTTGGACCTGGTAAAGAAGACAACAAAATGACCGTTCAGATAGGTGATACCGTTTTGTATGGCAAATACGCCGGTCAGGAGATCACACATGAAGGTCAGGACTATCTTATCATGAGAGAGGATGATATCTTAGTTATCCTTTAA
- the groL gene encoding chaperonin GroEL (60 kDa chaperone family; promotes refolding of misfolded polypeptides especially under stressful conditions; forms two stacked rings of heptamers to form a barrel-shaped 14mer; ends can be capped by GroES; misfolded proteins enter the barrel where they are refolded when GroES binds) yields the protein MAKVISFDSEARAKLKSGIDQLSNAVKVTLGPKGRNVVIQKSFGSPIITKDGVTVAKEIELEDAIENMGAQMVKEVASKTADAAGDGTTTATVLAQAMVSAGMKYVTAGANPMDLKRGIDKAVAVVIKDLKSQSEEVGSDFDKIQQVASISANNDEEIGSLIADAMKRVTKDGVITVEEAKGTDTYVDEVIGMQFDRGYLSPYFITNTENMTTEYENPLILIHDKKISNVQEIVPILEKSVQTGRPLLIIAEDVDSQALGTLVVNRLRAGLKVVAVKAPGFGDRRKAMLEDIAILTGGTVISEEQGYKLENTTLAELGQAEKITVDKDNTTLVNGKGQQADINSRIAQIKAQIETTTSDYDKEKLQERLAKLAGGVAVLYVGASTEVEMKEKKDRVDDALHATRAAVEEGIVSGGGVALIRAISSLENFKGINEDENLGIQIVRKALESPLRIIAENAGVDGSVVFFEVQKQKGAHGYNARTGVYEDLKKAGVIDPTKVTRVAVENAASIASMVLTTECVVSDKKEDHPSMPPMGGGGMPGMM from the coding sequence ATGGCTAAAGTAATCAGCTTTGATTCAGAAGCACGTGCAAAATTAAAATCCGGTATTGATCAGTTATCAAATGCTGTGAAAGTGACATTAGGACCAAAAGGTAGAAATGTTGTTATCCAAAAAAGTTTCGGATCACCTATTATTACAAAAGATGGTGTTACTGTTGCAAAAGAAATCGAATTGGAAGATGCAATAGAGAACATGGGTGCTCAGATGGTAAAAGAAGTTGCTTCCAAAACAGCAGATGCTGCGGGTGATGGTACAACAACTGCTACAGTTTTGGCACAAGCGATGGTTTCAGCAGGTATGAAATATGTAACTGCCGGAGCCAATCCAATGGATCTTAAAAGAGGGATTGATAAGGCGGTAGCTGTTGTTATCAAAGACCTTAAATCTCAAAGCGAAGAAGTAGGTTCTGACTTCGATAAAATCCAACAGGTAGCTTCTATATCTGCAAACAACGACGAAGAAATAGGAAGCCTTATCGCTGATGCGATGAAAAGAGTGACTAAAGACGGTGTTATCACTGTTGAAGAAGCAAAAGGAACGGATACTTATGTGGATGAAGTGATTGGTATGCAGTTTGACAGAGGTTATTTGTCTCCGTACTTCATTACAAATACTGAAAACATGACTACAGAATATGAAAATCCATTGATTCTGATTCATGACAAAAAAATATCCAATGTTCAGGAAATCGTTCCTATCCTTGAGAAATCTGTACAGACTGGAAGGCCATTGTTGATCATTGCAGAAGATGTTGACAGTCAGGCTTTGGGCACTTTGGTGGTAAACAGACTAAGAGCAGGTTTGAAAGTAGTTGCGGTGAAAGCACCGGGATTCGGTGACAGACGTAAAGCAATGCTGGAAGATATTGCCATTTTGACAGGTGGAACAGTTATTTCTGAAGAACAAGGTTATAAACTGGAAAATACAACTCTTGCTGAATTGGGTCAGGCTGAAAAAATAACAGTTGACAAAGACAATACAACGTTGGTTAATGGTAAAGGACAACAAGCTGATATCAATTCAAGAATTGCACAGATAAAAGCACAAATTGAAACTACTACTTCTGATTATGATAAAGAGAAGTTACAGGAGAGATTGGCTAAATTGGCTGGTGGCGTTGCAGTACTTTATGTAGGTGCATCTACAGAAGTAGAAATGAAGGAGAAAAAAGACAGAGTAGATGATGCACTTCATGCAACAAGAGCAGCAGTAGAAGAAGGAATCGTGTCAGGTGGTGGTGTTGCTTTAATCAGAGCAATCAGCAGTCTTGAAAATTTCAAAGGTATAAACGAAGATGAGAATCTGGGTATTCAGATAGTCAGAAAAGCACTTGAATCGCCATTAAGGATCATTGCTGAAAATGCAGGTGTGGATGGATCAGTGGTGTTTTTTGAAGTTCAGAAACAAAAAGGAGCACATGGATACAATGCCCGTACCGGTGTTTATGAAGATTTGAAAAAAGCAGGTGTTATCGACCCTACTAAGGTTACAAGAGTAGCGGTTGAGAAT